A single region of the Manihot esculenta cultivar AM560-2 chromosome 12, M.esculenta_v8, whole genome shotgun sequence genome encodes:
- the LOC110628057 gene encoding probable protein phosphatase 2C 33, whose product MGSCLSAESRSPRPGSPSSPAFGIKKRKNSKKRPGSRNSSFDYRREEPLHRIPGRLFLNGSSDIASLFTQQGKKGTNQDAMIVWENFGSRKDTVFCGVFDGHGPYGHMVAKRVRDHLPLKLNTHWEVNIASEDVLKEISLNTAGSMNSEDTAFLSADEASRASVELEDTEKQPEFFQTLKESFLKAFKVMDRELRVHANIDCFCSGTTAVTLIKQGQYLVVGNVGDSRAVLGTRDKDDSLVAVQLTVDLKPNLPEEAERIRRCKGRVFALQDEPEVARVWLPNNDSPGLAMARAFGDFCLKDFGLISVPDVSFRHLTDKDEFIVLATDGIWDVLSNKEVVDIVASAPARSSAARALVESAVRAWRYKYPTSKVDDCAVVCLFLDTSNLSTASNANAKEQQPTPVEQTDNDCQKDEDPSGPTGLGRSSTVRNGKDVLLDGSAEEDSSKQEEMLLESGIEWSALEGVSRVNTLLTLPRFVPGKEDKKAKAAREMKARK is encoded by the exons ATGGGGTCCTGCTTGTCTGCAGAAAGCAGGAGCCCTCGCCCTGGTTCGCCTTCCTCTCCTGCTTTTGGGatcaagaagaggaagaactcGAAGAAGCGACCAGGCTCACGGAATTCTTCTTTTGATTACAGGAGGGAAGAGCCACTTCATAGGATTCCAGGGAGGTTATTCTTGAATGGGTCGAGCGATATTGCTTCACTGTTTACCCAACAAGGCAAGAAAGGGACCAATCAGGATGCCATGATTGTTTGGGAG AATTTTGGATCAAGAAAGGATACAGTGTTTTGTGGAGTGTTTGATGGCCATGGTCCCTATGGTCATATGGTTGCTAAAAGAGTGAGGGATCACCTGCCCTTGAAACTGAATACTCATTGGGAAGTGAATATAGCCAGTGAGGATGTTCTCAAAGAGATTAGCCTTAATACTGCTGGGAGCATGAACTCTGAAGACACTGCTTTCCTTTCTGCTGATGAAGCATCTAGAGCTTCTGTTGAACTTGAGGACACTGAAAAGCAACCAGAATTTTTTCAGACACTGAAAGAGTCATTTCTCAAGGCTTTCAAAGTTATGGACAGGGAACTCAGAGTGCACGCAAATATTGATTGCTTTTGCAGTGGGACTACAGCAGTTACATTGATCAAGCAG GGTCAGTATCTTGTTGTTGGTAATGTTGGGGACTCCAGGGCTGTACTGGGTACAAGGGACAAGGATGACTCTCTTGTTGCTGTTCAGTTGACAGTTGATCTCAAACCAAACCTTCCAG AGGAAGCAGAAAGAATTCGGAGGTGTAAAGGGCGCGTTTTTGCTCTTCAGGATGAACCTGAGGTAGCTAGGGTCTGGCTACCAAACAATGACTCTCCTGGCCTTGCCATGGCTCGAGCTTTTGGAGATTTTTGCCTGAAGGATTTTGGCCTTATTTCTGTGCCTGATGTATCATTCCGGCATCTGACTGATAAGGATGAGTTCATAGTTTTGGCCACTGATGGG ATTTGGGATGTTCTCTCAAACAAAGAAGTGGTAGACATTGTGGCATCAGCCCCAGCTCGTTCTTCTGCAGCGAGAGCCTTGGTTGAATCAGCAGTTCGAGCTTGGAGATACAAGTACCCAACCTCCAAAGTTGATGATTGTGCTGTAGTTTGCCTGTTCCTCGACACGAGCAATTTATCCACCGCATCAAATGCTAATGCAAAAGAGCAGCAGCCTACTCCAGTAGAGCAAACTGACAATGACTGTCAGAAAGATGAGGATCCCTCTGGTCCAACTGGATTGGGCCGCTCAAGTACTGTGCGGAATGGAAAAGATGTACTCTTAGATGGAAGTGCAGAAGAGGATTCATCAAAGCAAGAAGAGATGCTGTTGGAATCTGGGATAGAGTGGTCTGCACTTGAAGGAGTTTCACGCGTGAACACCCTGTTAACTTTGCCAAGGTTTGTGCCTGGAAAGGAGGATAAGAAGGCTAAGGCTGCCAGAGAGATGAAGGCTCGGAAATGA
- the LOC110628648 gene encoding riboflavin biosynthesis protein PYRR, chloroplastic isoform X1, whose product MALSLGLNCLRSSPIVCYATSNHFHSSDAAFIRRAAELADKSAGFTSPHPNFGCVIATPAGNVAGEGYLYAQGTKPAEVQAVEAASELSKGATAYLNMEPGDCHGDHTAVSALVEAGITRVVVGIRHPLKHLQGNAVRALRSQGLQVDVLGEDLQSKIIEDARKSCLLVNAPLIHRANSRVPFSILKYAMTLDGKIAASSGHAAWISSRKSRNRVFELRGRSDAIIVGGNTVRRDNPRLTARHGGGHMPMRIVMSQTLDLPEEANLWDICDVSTIVVTQRGAKRSFQKLLASKGVEVMEFDVLNPREVMEYFHDRGYLSILWECGGTLAASAISAGVIHKVFAFVAPKIIGGKSAPTPVGELGMVEMSQALDLIDVCFEKVGPDMLISGFLQPIPELTPIIPSEDETFAIDPTVSPYESSIIFFYKTWDPYGAFSNFSPHPIQMFDSNGDYATWSSVEHYYQAHKFVGVNDPAAKDCIEKIKSAKSPEEAARMGRSMQRQCPHLVRSDWDNIKIDVMYKALKCKFSIYPHLNSMLLSTAGSVLVEASPHDLFWGGGREGEGLNYLGRLLMQLRSEFLGESSASSVWFRINFV is encoded by the exons ATGGCCTTATCTTTAGGACTCAACTGCTTACGATCCTCTCCAATTGTTTGCTATGCTACTTCCAATCACTTCCACTCCAGTGACGCCGCCTTTATCAGACGCGCTGCCGAATTAGCCGACAAGTCCGCCGGCTTCACTTCCCCCCACCCGAATTTCGGCTGTGTCATAGCCACTCCAGCCGGTAATGTCGCAGGGGAGGGCTATTTATACGCGCAGGGTACTAAGCCCGCTGAGGTTCAAGCGGTCGAGGCTGCTTCCGAGTTGAGCAAAGGAGCTACTGCTTATCTGAATATGGAGCCTGGGGATTGCCATGGAGACCACACTGCTGTCTCTGCTCTTGTTGAG GCAGGGATTACAAGAGTTGTGGTTGGAATTAGGCATCCATTGAAGCATCTTCAAGGAAATGCTGTGCGTGCGCTGAGAAGTCAAGGTTTGCAGGTTGATGTTCTTGGAGAAGATCTCCAGAGTAAGATCATCGAG GATGCTCGAAAATCATGCCTCCTTGTCAATGCTCCTTTGATTCATAGAGCCAATTCTAGAGTTCCATTCTCCATCCTCAAGTATGCTATGACTCTTGATG GAAAAATCGCTGCCAGTAGTGGACATGCAGCATGGATAAGCAGCAGGAAGTCAAGGAATCGAGTTTTTGAACTGCGAGGCAGAAGTGATGCCATTATTGTTGGAGGAAATACTGTACGCAGGGATA ATCCTCGATTGACTGCTAGACATGGTGGTGGGCACATGCCTATGAGAATTGTAATGTCGCAGACACTTGATCTTCCTGAGGAAGCAAATCTTTGGGATATTTGTGATGTTTCTACCATTGTTGTGACACAAAGAGGTGCCAAGAGGAGTTTCCAGAAACTACTTGCATCCAAAGGAGTTGAAGTGATGGAGTTTGATGTCTTAAATCCTAGAGAAGTTATGGAATATTTCCATGATCGTGGATATCTGTCCATCTTGTGGGAGTGTGGAGGGACACTTGCTGCCTCTGCTATTTCAGCTGGTGTTATACACAAG GTTTTTGCATTTGTTGCCCCAAAGATTATTGGTGGAAAGAGTGCACCTACTCCTGTGGGTGAACTAGGGATGGTTGAAATGTCACAAGCATTGGATTTAATTGATGTTTGCTTTGAAAAG GTTGGACCAGATATGCTAATCAGTGGATTTCTTCAGCCTATCCCTGAACTGACTCCAATTATCCCATCAGAGGATGAGACTTTTGCAATTGATCCTACTGTCAGTCCTTATGAATCAAGCATCATATTCTTCTATAAGACTTGGGATCCTTATGGTgctttttcaaatttttctccTCATCCTATTCAAATGTTTGATAGCAATGGTGATTATGCCACATGGTCAAGTGTTGAGCATTATTACCAG GCACACAAGTTTGTGGGGGTGAATGATCCTGCAGCAAAAGATTGCATTGAGAAGATAAAGTCAGCAAAAAGTCCTGAGGAAGCAGCGCGAATGGGGAGGTCAATGCAGAGGCAGTGCCCACATTTG GTGAGATCTGACTGGGATAATATCAAGATTGATGTCATGTACAAGGCATTGAAATGCAAGTTCTCTATTTATCCTCATTTGAACTCTATGCTGCTCTCAACTGCTGGATCTGTTCTTGTTGAAGCTTCCCCACATGATCTTTTCTGGGGTGGAGGCCGCGAAGGTGAGGGATTAAATTATCTAGGCAGGCTGCTAATGCAGTTGAGATCAGAGTTTCTTGGTGAGTCCTCTGCATCAA GTGTTTGGTTCAGAATAAATTTTGTATAG
- the LOC110628648 gene encoding riboflavin biosynthesis protein PYRR, chloroplastic isoform X4 encodes METTLLSLLLLRFPQFSLPSLWHPLKHLQGNAVRALRSQGLQVDVLGEDLQSKIIEDARKSCLLVNAPLIHRANSRVPFSILKYAMTLDGKIAASSGHAAWISSRKSRNRVFELRGRSDAIIVGGNTVRRDNPRLTARHGGGHMPMRIVMSQTLDLPEEANLWDICDVSTIVVTQRGAKRSFQKLLASKGVEVMEFDVLNPREVMEYFHDRGYLSILWECGGTLAASAISAGVIHKVFAFVAPKIIGGKSAPTPVGELGMVEMSQALDLIDVCFEKVGPDMLISGFLQPIPELTPIIPSEDETFAIDPTVSPYESSIIFFYKTWDPYGAFSNFSPHPIQMFDSNGDYATWSSVEHYYQAHKFVGVNDPAAKDCIEKIKSAKSPEEAARMGRSMQRQCPHLVRSDWDNIKIDVMYKALKCKFSIYPHLNSMLLSTAGSVLVEASPHDLFWGGGREGEGLNYLGRLLMQLRSEFLGESSASSVWFRINFV; translated from the exons ATGGAGACCACACTGCTGTCTCTGCTCTTGTTGAGGTTTCCTCAATTTTCTCTTCCCTCTTTATG GCATCCATTGAAGCATCTTCAAGGAAATGCTGTGCGTGCGCTGAGAAGTCAAGGTTTGCAGGTTGATGTTCTTGGAGAAGATCTCCAGAGTAAGATCATCGAG GATGCTCGAAAATCATGCCTCCTTGTCAATGCTCCTTTGATTCATAGAGCCAATTCTAGAGTTCCATTCTCCATCCTCAAGTATGCTATGACTCTTGATG GAAAAATCGCTGCCAGTAGTGGACATGCAGCATGGATAAGCAGCAGGAAGTCAAGGAATCGAGTTTTTGAACTGCGAGGCAGAAGTGATGCCATTATTGTTGGAGGAAATACTGTACGCAGGGATA ATCCTCGATTGACTGCTAGACATGGTGGTGGGCACATGCCTATGAGAATTGTAATGTCGCAGACACTTGATCTTCCTGAGGAAGCAAATCTTTGGGATATTTGTGATGTTTCTACCATTGTTGTGACACAAAGAGGTGCCAAGAGGAGTTTCCAGAAACTACTTGCATCCAAAGGAGTTGAAGTGATGGAGTTTGATGTCTTAAATCCTAGAGAAGTTATGGAATATTTCCATGATCGTGGATATCTGTCCATCTTGTGGGAGTGTGGAGGGACACTTGCTGCCTCTGCTATTTCAGCTGGTGTTATACACAAG GTTTTTGCATTTGTTGCCCCAAAGATTATTGGTGGAAAGAGTGCACCTACTCCTGTGGGTGAACTAGGGATGGTTGAAATGTCACAAGCATTGGATTTAATTGATGTTTGCTTTGAAAAG GTTGGACCAGATATGCTAATCAGTGGATTTCTTCAGCCTATCCCTGAACTGACTCCAATTATCCCATCAGAGGATGAGACTTTTGCAATTGATCCTACTGTCAGTCCTTATGAATCAAGCATCATATTCTTCTATAAGACTTGGGATCCTTATGGTgctttttcaaatttttctccTCATCCTATTCAAATGTTTGATAGCAATGGTGATTATGCCACATGGTCAAGTGTTGAGCATTATTACCAG GCACACAAGTTTGTGGGGGTGAATGATCCTGCAGCAAAAGATTGCATTGAGAAGATAAAGTCAGCAAAAAGTCCTGAGGAAGCAGCGCGAATGGGGAGGTCAATGCAGAGGCAGTGCCCACATTTG GTGAGATCTGACTGGGATAATATCAAGATTGATGTCATGTACAAGGCATTGAAATGCAAGTTCTCTATTTATCCTCATTTGAACTCTATGCTGCTCTCAACTGCTGGATCTGTTCTTGTTGAAGCTTCCCCACATGATCTTTTCTGGGGTGGAGGCCGCGAAGGTGAGGGATTAAATTATCTAGGCAGGCTGCTAATGCAGTTGAGATCAGAGTTTCTTGGTGAGTCCTCTGCATCAA GTGTTTGGTTCAGAATAAATTTTGTATAG
- the LOC110628648 gene encoding riboflavin biosynthesis protein PYRR, chloroplastic isoform X2, producing MALSLGLNCLRSSPIVCYATSNHFHSSDAAFIRRAAELADKSAGFTSPHPNFGCVIATPAGNVAGEGYLYAQGTKPAEVQAVEAASELSKGATAYLNMEPGDCHGDHTAVSALVEAGITRVVVGIRHPLKHLQGNAVRALRSQGLQVDVLGEDLQSKIIEDARKSCLLVNAPLIHRANSRVPFSILKYAMTLDGKIAASSGHAAWISSRKSRNRVFELRGRSDAIIVGGNTVRRDNPRLTARHGGGHMPMRIVMSQTLDLPEEANLWDICDVSTIVVTQRGAKRSFQKLLASKGVEVMEFDVLNPREVMEYFHDRGYLSILWECGGTLAASAISAGVIHKVFAFVAPKIIGGKSAPTPVGELGMVEMSQALDLIDVCFEKVGPDMLISGFLQPIPELTPIIPSEDETFAIDPTVSPYESSIIFFYKTWDPYGAFSNFSPHPIQMFDSNGDYATWSSVEHYYQAHKFVGVNDPAAKDCIEKIKSAKSPEEAARMGRSMQRQCPHLVRSDWDNIKIDVMYKALKCKFSIYPHLNSMLLSTAGSVLVEASPHDLFWGGGREGEGLNYLGRLLMQLRSEFLGESSASSESTCLAL from the exons ATGGCCTTATCTTTAGGACTCAACTGCTTACGATCCTCTCCAATTGTTTGCTATGCTACTTCCAATCACTTCCACTCCAGTGACGCCGCCTTTATCAGACGCGCTGCCGAATTAGCCGACAAGTCCGCCGGCTTCACTTCCCCCCACCCGAATTTCGGCTGTGTCATAGCCACTCCAGCCGGTAATGTCGCAGGGGAGGGCTATTTATACGCGCAGGGTACTAAGCCCGCTGAGGTTCAAGCGGTCGAGGCTGCTTCCGAGTTGAGCAAAGGAGCTACTGCTTATCTGAATATGGAGCCTGGGGATTGCCATGGAGACCACACTGCTGTCTCTGCTCTTGTTGAG GCAGGGATTACAAGAGTTGTGGTTGGAATTAGGCATCCATTGAAGCATCTTCAAGGAAATGCTGTGCGTGCGCTGAGAAGTCAAGGTTTGCAGGTTGATGTTCTTGGAGAAGATCTCCAGAGTAAGATCATCGAG GATGCTCGAAAATCATGCCTCCTTGTCAATGCTCCTTTGATTCATAGAGCCAATTCTAGAGTTCCATTCTCCATCCTCAAGTATGCTATGACTCTTGATG GAAAAATCGCTGCCAGTAGTGGACATGCAGCATGGATAAGCAGCAGGAAGTCAAGGAATCGAGTTTTTGAACTGCGAGGCAGAAGTGATGCCATTATTGTTGGAGGAAATACTGTACGCAGGGATA ATCCTCGATTGACTGCTAGACATGGTGGTGGGCACATGCCTATGAGAATTGTAATGTCGCAGACACTTGATCTTCCTGAGGAAGCAAATCTTTGGGATATTTGTGATGTTTCTACCATTGTTGTGACACAAAGAGGTGCCAAGAGGAGTTTCCAGAAACTACTTGCATCCAAAGGAGTTGAAGTGATGGAGTTTGATGTCTTAAATCCTAGAGAAGTTATGGAATATTTCCATGATCGTGGATATCTGTCCATCTTGTGGGAGTGTGGAGGGACACTTGCTGCCTCTGCTATTTCAGCTGGTGTTATACACAAG GTTTTTGCATTTGTTGCCCCAAAGATTATTGGTGGAAAGAGTGCACCTACTCCTGTGGGTGAACTAGGGATGGTTGAAATGTCACAAGCATTGGATTTAATTGATGTTTGCTTTGAAAAG GTTGGACCAGATATGCTAATCAGTGGATTTCTTCAGCCTATCCCTGAACTGACTCCAATTATCCCATCAGAGGATGAGACTTTTGCAATTGATCCTACTGTCAGTCCTTATGAATCAAGCATCATATTCTTCTATAAGACTTGGGATCCTTATGGTgctttttcaaatttttctccTCATCCTATTCAAATGTTTGATAGCAATGGTGATTATGCCACATGGTCAAGTGTTGAGCATTATTACCAG GCACACAAGTTTGTGGGGGTGAATGATCCTGCAGCAAAAGATTGCATTGAGAAGATAAAGTCAGCAAAAAGTCCTGAGGAAGCAGCGCGAATGGGGAGGTCAATGCAGAGGCAGTGCCCACATTTG GTGAGATCTGACTGGGATAATATCAAGATTGATGTCATGTACAAGGCATTGAAATGCAAGTTCTCTATTTATCCTCATTTGAACTCTATGCTGCTCTCAACTGCTGGATCTGTTCTTGTTGAAGCTTCCCCACATGATCTTTTCTGGGGTGGAGGCCGCGAAGGTGAGGGATTAAATTATCTAGGCAGGCTGCTAATGCAGTTGAGATCAGAGTTTCTTGGTGAGTCCTCTGCATCAAGTGAAAGCACTTGCTTAGCTCTATAA
- the LOC110628648 gene encoding riboflavin biosynthesis protein PYRR, chloroplastic isoform X3 has protein sequence MALSLGLNCLRSSPIVCYATSNHFHSSDAAFIRRAAELADKSAGFTSPHPNFGCVIATPAGNVAGEGYLYAQGTKPAEVQAVEAASELSKGATAYLNMEPGDCHGDHTAVSALVEAGITRVVVGIRHPLKHLQGNAVRALRSQGLQVDVLGEDLQSKIIEDARKSCLLVNAPLIHRANSRVPFSILKYAMTLDGKIAASSGHAAWISSRKSRNRVFELRGRSDAIIVGGNTVRRDNPRLTARHGGGHMPMRIVMSQTLDLPEEANLWDICDVSTIVVTQRGAKRSFQKLLASKGVEVMEFDVLNPREVMEYFHDRGYLSILWECGGTLAASAISAGVIHKVFAFVAPKIIGGKSAPTPVGELGMVEMSQALDLIDVCFEKVGPDMLISGFLQPIPELTPIIPSEDETFAIDPTVSPYESSIIFFYKTWDPYGAFSNFSPHPIQMFDSNGDYATWSSVEHYYQAHKFVGVNDPAAKDCIEKIKSAKSPEEAARMGRSMQRQCPHLSMCAGEI, from the exons ATGGCCTTATCTTTAGGACTCAACTGCTTACGATCCTCTCCAATTGTTTGCTATGCTACTTCCAATCACTTCCACTCCAGTGACGCCGCCTTTATCAGACGCGCTGCCGAATTAGCCGACAAGTCCGCCGGCTTCACTTCCCCCCACCCGAATTTCGGCTGTGTCATAGCCACTCCAGCCGGTAATGTCGCAGGGGAGGGCTATTTATACGCGCAGGGTACTAAGCCCGCTGAGGTTCAAGCGGTCGAGGCTGCTTCCGAGTTGAGCAAAGGAGCTACTGCTTATCTGAATATGGAGCCTGGGGATTGCCATGGAGACCACACTGCTGTCTCTGCTCTTGTTGAG GCAGGGATTACAAGAGTTGTGGTTGGAATTAGGCATCCATTGAAGCATCTTCAAGGAAATGCTGTGCGTGCGCTGAGAAGTCAAGGTTTGCAGGTTGATGTTCTTGGAGAAGATCTCCAGAGTAAGATCATCGAG GATGCTCGAAAATCATGCCTCCTTGTCAATGCTCCTTTGATTCATAGAGCCAATTCTAGAGTTCCATTCTCCATCCTCAAGTATGCTATGACTCTTGATG GAAAAATCGCTGCCAGTAGTGGACATGCAGCATGGATAAGCAGCAGGAAGTCAAGGAATCGAGTTTTTGAACTGCGAGGCAGAAGTGATGCCATTATTGTTGGAGGAAATACTGTACGCAGGGATA ATCCTCGATTGACTGCTAGACATGGTGGTGGGCACATGCCTATGAGAATTGTAATGTCGCAGACACTTGATCTTCCTGAGGAAGCAAATCTTTGGGATATTTGTGATGTTTCTACCATTGTTGTGACACAAAGAGGTGCCAAGAGGAGTTTCCAGAAACTACTTGCATCCAAAGGAGTTGAAGTGATGGAGTTTGATGTCTTAAATCCTAGAGAAGTTATGGAATATTTCCATGATCGTGGATATCTGTCCATCTTGTGGGAGTGTGGAGGGACACTTGCTGCCTCTGCTATTTCAGCTGGTGTTATACACAAG GTTTTTGCATTTGTTGCCCCAAAGATTATTGGTGGAAAGAGTGCACCTACTCCTGTGGGTGAACTAGGGATGGTTGAAATGTCACAAGCATTGGATTTAATTGATGTTTGCTTTGAAAAG GTTGGACCAGATATGCTAATCAGTGGATTTCTTCAGCCTATCCCTGAACTGACTCCAATTATCCCATCAGAGGATGAGACTTTTGCAATTGATCCTACTGTCAGTCCTTATGAATCAAGCATCATATTCTTCTATAAGACTTGGGATCCTTATGGTgctttttcaaatttttctccTCATCCTATTCAAATGTTTGATAGCAATGGTGATTATGCCACATGGTCAAGTGTTGAGCATTATTACCAG GCACACAAGTTTGTGGGGGTGAATGATCCTGCAGCAAAAGATTGCATTGAGAAGATAAAGTCAGCAAAAAGTCCTGAGGAAGCAGCGCGAATGGGGAGGTCAATGCAGAGGCAGTGCCCACATTTG TCGATGTGTGCAGGTGAGATCTGA
- the LOC110628649 gene encoding basic leucine zipper and W2 domain-containing protein 2 produces the protein MSSKERPTLGGTRIKTRKRNIAAPLDPAAFADAVVQIYLDNAGDLELIPKSIESSDLNFSRYGDTFFEVVFTGGRTQPGTTKPDEGERHPYSIIDCEPKREIILPSVIYIQKILRRRPFLIKNLENVMRRFLQSLELFEENERKKLAIFTALAFSQKLSGLPPETVFQPLLKDNLVAKGLVLSFMTDFFKEYLVDNSLDDLISILKRGKVEDNLLDFFPSAKRSAECFSEHFTKEGLIPLVEYNEKKTFEVKLKEMKSALTTQIAEEADITEVIETVKQKVKDAKLPDIEVVRVLWDVLMDAVQWSGKNQQQNANSALRQVKTWAELLNTFCTNGKLELELIYKVQMQCYEDAKLMKLFPEIVRSLYDQDVLAEDTILHWFRKGTNPKGRQTFVKALEPFVNWLEEAEEEE, from the exons ATGAG CTCAAAGGAGAGACCCACTCTTGG TGGCACGCGGATTAAGACCCGCAAACGGAATATTGCTGCGCCGCTGGACCCTGCAGCATTTGCGGATGCAGTGGTCCAGATTTATCTGGATAATGCTGGTGATTTG GAACTTATTCCCAAGAGCATCGAGTCTTCAGACCTTAACTTTTCAAGATACGGTGACACCTTTTTTGAG GTTGTTTTCACTGGAGGCCGTACACAACCTGGCACAACAAAACCTGATGAGGGGGAGCGCCATCCTTACTCTATAATAGACTGTGAGCCTAAGCGTGAAATCATCTTACCATCTGTGATTTACATACAGAAAATTTTGCGCCGCAGGCCATTCCTCATAAAGAACCTTGAAAATGTTATGCGAAGATTCCTGCAGTCGCTGGAACTTTTTGAGGAAAATGAAAGGAAGAAGTTGGCCATTTTCACAGCGCTTGCTTTCTCCCAGAAGCTATCTGGGCTCCCACCAGAAACGGTGTTCCAGCCTTTGCTTAAGGATAATCTTGTGGCCAAAGGGCTAGTTCTTTCATTTATGACAGACTTCTTTAAGGAGTACCTGGTTGATAATAGCCTTGATGATTTGATTTCAATACTCAAGCGGGGTAAAGTGGAGGACAATCTTTTGGACTTCTTTCCATCTGCAAAGCGCTCAGCTGAATGTTTCTCTGAACATTTTAC CAAGGAAGGGCTTATACCTTTGGTTGAATATAATGAAAAGAAAACATTTGAGGTGaaattgaaggaaatgaaaTCTGCTTTAACGACTCAGATAGCCGAGGAAGCTGATATAACTGAAGTTATAGAGACTGTCAAGCAAAAGGTTAAAGATGCTAAACTCCCAGACATCGAGGTTGTGCGAGTCTTATGGGATGTCTTGATGGATGCTGTTCAGTGGTCTGGGAAGAACCAGCAGCAGAATGCAAATTCAGCTTTGCGCCAG GTGAAAACATGGGCAGAACTGCTAAATACCTTCTGCACCAATGGAAAACTTGAGCTGGAACTCATCTATAAGGTTCAGATGCAGTGTTATGAAGATGCTAAGCTGATGAAGTTGTTTCCAGAGATAGTGAGGTCTCTCTATGATCAGGATGTGCTCGCAGAAGACACAATTCTTCACTGGTTCCGTAAAGGAACAAACCCAAAGGGCAG GCAAACCTTTGTGAAGGCCCTGGAGCCCTTTGTTAATTGGCTGgaagaggcagaggaagaagaATAA
- the LOC110628650 gene encoding protein ACCELERATED CELL DEATH 6-like, protein MFLIVILMIVLHNQILYRIVMDRELYHAVLHGDKKFFENLQVSDSYDLLEVTSGHKNSIIHVAAKCGEMQIAEKLIALCPSLLHQTNAKGDSPLHIAARLGRFQMTQLLINCAKLVEVEGEKKLVRMQNLDKDTALHEAARNGHFEIVSLLIYEDPELAQIVNNAGESSLFLALDRKFYKIARLILEVAPTCSYGGRNSMNVLHVAIIRADKNFMSEVLKRCPSAIAEADKFGWIPLQYAAYLGNAEVVELLLQFDTSLAYAKDKEGMTALHIAAKAGHGYVIQQLIAKYPDIPELLDNRDQTALHVAAESGKRSVVKIFLSISVSADLINDRDKDGNTPLHLAALQGHYEALLLLVNDYRVDKCAVNNIGLTTFDIIKSSVQLKQHEKARI, encoded by the exons ATGTTCTTGATTGTGATATTGATGATAGTATTACATAATCAGATATTATACCGAATAGTAATGGATCGTGAATTATATCATGCTGTACTTCATGGAGATAAAAAATTCTTTGAGAATCTCCAAGTTTCTGATTCATATGATTTATTAGAGGTGACATCTGGCCACAAAAACTCCATTATTCATGTTGCAGCAAAATGTGGGGAGATGCAGATAGCAGAAAAGCTCATAGCTTTATGTCCATCACTTTTGCATCAGACTAATGCAAAAGGAGATTCTCCGCTACATATTGCTGCAAGATTGGGTCGTTTCCAGATGACTCAACTTCTAATTAATTGTGCAAAGCTTGTGGAAGTTGAAGGGGAAAAGAAGCTGGTGAGGATGCAGAATCTGGACAAAGATACTGCTTTGCATGAGGCTGCACGAAATGGGCACTTTGAGATTGTCAGTTTACTAATatatgaggacccagaattagctCAAATTGTCAATAATGCTGGAGAGTCCTCACTTTTTCTTGCTTTAGACAGAAAGTTCTATAAAATTGCTCGCCTTATCCTTGAAGTTGCTCCTACATGCTCCTATGGAGGTCGGAATAGCATGAATGTCTTGCATGTGGCCATCATTCGGGCAGACAAGA ATTTCATGAGTGAGGTGCTTAAAAGGTGTCCATCTGCAATTGCTGAAGCTGATAAGTTTGGATGGATTCCTCTTCAATATGCTGCATATTTGGGCAATGCAGAAGTTGTTGAACTCTTACTACAGTTTGATACCTCCCTAGCTTATGCGAAGGACAAAGAAGGCATGACTGCTCTTCACATTGCAGCAAAGGCTGGTCATGGTTATGTGATCCAACAGCTCATTGCAAAATATCCTGATATTCCTGAGTTGTTGGATAATAGAGATCAAACAGCTCTCCACGTTGCTGCAGAAAGTGGAAAGAGAAGTGTAGTCAAGATATTCTTATCAATTTCAGTTTCTGCAGACCTTATAAACGATCGAGATAAAGATGGAAACACGCCTTTACACTTGGCTGCTCTTCAAGGACACTATGAAGCTTTACTATTGCTAGTAAATGATTACAGAGTTGACAAATGTGCTGTAAACAACATTGGCCTGACCACTTTTGACATTATTAAATCAAGTGTGCAGCTTAAACAGCACGAAAAG GCTAGAATTTAG